Part of the Anoplolepis gracilipes chromosome 13, ASM4749672v1, whole genome shotgun sequence genome, TACGTCAAAAATCTATTTGGtttcttttttgtatcattttgtactttattatttttgactgaaataaatacatttttctttcaggAGGGGATCgagaataatattgaaatatacgGGGACTTTTTCTCGCCACACAGACGGTCtacgaaacaaaaattgacaACAACCCTGACAAATCACGCGCATCTAAAAAAGGTGAGTTGACGAGAACAGAGCTCACTCAACATCCTGATTTCTCTCTCGTATCTAAATTCCGCTAATTCAAGGTTTCccaaactttaaaaaatcatatattggTCCatcaaataacaatataaaatatagacatttatttcaaactttcACAGttgagttaaaatatttaaatttgtcgattcaattttatttgaaagaaatttaaagttGCAATGGAATCTCTCATTAAAAATggcagaaatattttaatttcgttgTTTTTATATGCCGCGCTATATTTCAGAACTGTGAAAAATGAGCAGAGCActgaaaaattcaattctcGTCCACATTTAGTTTGGGAAACCGTGcgctattaattaaaaagcgcGCATGCTGCTTAGCAGGCAAGATAATTGAATTCCATAgtgtttttatacaaatatgccgcgatttataaatatataaaagcaacaaatatatataccattatgtatatatatatatatatatatatatatatataatatatatatgtatatataatatatatatatgtatatatatatatttatatatttttagtatatatcGTCTTGCAAATCGTCGTACAAAGTCTATGCCATAACTATTACGTTTAGGATAtggctaaaaaaaaaaaaaaaaaaaacaaatcgtATCATGCGATCGCTAATTCGTTAACGAGCGCAATTCGTGAAATAatctcgttttctttttttcatcagCATCATCGCTGCGACGTCGATCGATCGCGACAGATATAATGCACTTCTCGTTGAGCGCTCTTTAGATTCGATCAACTGTCGCGATGCAATTCGCAAACATGCTGACAAGCGTGCGAAAAACTAGGTTTTCGCAAAATTTTACTGAGATTAATATTGCATCGCCAGAACGATATACCGTTAGTAATAGTACGGGATTGCCACTCGCAATGCAATTTCGAATTGCAATGAACGTGAATGCTGCTATGAAATTGGCGGTGAAAGGCAGCgattattgtattgtatatataaatcagaaaTCACGGTGAAAATCGCGGTTCGATATAACAGACGAGAGACTTGATTTTCGagactaaaagaaaaaagaaaaaaaaagtatcaccAAAGTATCCGTCGATTCTCATGTGATCCCTAATGTACAAAGTCCTCAGAGACGTTGCTGAAGTGAGAGTTTAATTGGAACTTCGATCGAGGAGCACCAATATCGTCTTATAATTAAccaacttataatttatttcgatcGATCATAAAGCGATTTCATAcgatttttcttatatcttttttttcctttttttttatctctcttcttAATAATTGATAGGCACAATAAAGGCTTTTGTCTTTCTGTCAGCGTAAACGAGAAGTGCGAATGATTAAAATGATCTCGTCAAAAGAGCGAGGACGATTTTTACGTTTATTAGAAAAGATTGTGCGTTTTtctatatcataaattaatattaaaaaaataaatattaatagctttaaaaactaaacaatataaaaaatagaattaaaaaagtaaaatcagatcttaaataaaaagagcTGTATAATTCACTTTCCTGTGTCTCccattattaaaacaattatatacatatatatcgaataTGTATTCTTAATTATACTACATTTTTGATCAATCTTTATCCGATTAATCCTTCAATTCTACATTAACTATAACACAAGTTCAATAAATCTGTCTCGCAAGTAAAAAAAGTGTCgtacaaaaaatacatatatctataaatccAAAATCGAGAAATTTGATGACTCGATCGAAAATcgattaatgtatttatataacgcTCTTTCTCgatctttttgaaattataaggttctgttaatttaattccgcgcaaatataatttacgatCCGCGTTGAAACGTGCGCGTATTTTGTAGCAGTGTTACATGGTTAGTTAATCTAATCTTTCGCGGCCTTAATCCTCCCTTCTGACCGCATTAACGGCCTGTGAAAAAATGCTATTAAGGATGCTATAGAGTGctcctcttttatttttttttttatacgaaacaGAATTGGTGCTCCGACATTCTATAGCAGAATGTATTGCATTGGTGAAAAAACACCATTCACATCGAACATAAGGTAGATCGTCGAAAATGTGCTCAATTATGATTATCAAAGCGAATCAATTAAGCGTGGTTATCACGTACACATCGATATGAAAGGTTTGATATACAGATGTCAAGTGCTCTTGTCGATATCGATTTGGCCTCGTTTCGAGATTTTGTTTCACTTCAGTttctgaaaatattgtttttaatgaaCACGAATATAGAAATAACACGGcggttttttaatatatatatatatatatatatatatatatatatatatatatataaatagcacGCTCTTACgctatgttatttttatttaaggcagaaagagagagaaataatttttttttttttacaaatgtagaaataattaatttcacctCCTCTTTTAAGGAATCTCTGCGATACACttgattaaacatattatatattaagatcagagaatacttttttttttcaatatttcccACCAAGACTCGTGcttttacttttatctttGCCAAAgtgaaatatctttataattttgagattaGATCAAAActcgatttttattatttgcgtcGAATTCTTCTTAAAATCTTTTCACATttgaattatatgttattcaaagaaagattatattcacatgctttaatattaaaaatgctatTGTTTTCCTAGCTTGCTTGTCAATATTTGCTATATGCTCGCAACGTATAAAGAAACGCTTATTTTGCGAACTTTGGCATCTGTGCATCAAAATGATCCCGACATAATCGCGCAAGTCCTTCCGTAAAGAAAGGGCCCTGGTCCTCGTCAAGAGACAACAGTGGTAATCGCAAGTCTCATATAGTAATGTCGTTTTCAGACAGTAATCACAATGCGCTTGATGATGTCTTTTTCGCGTAGACATactaataatagtaatacgTCGATTACTGCAAAAATGTCGCCTTAGTAGCATCGAGAGGATGTTTCCTTTCAGTTAGGCCTTATCGATACGCCAAGTCAATGTAAATCGAACATTTCTAAACTGTCTGATATTCAACTCTTCGCGTCCAAATCTATACAAATCGCTATACAATTAACATAGAGattatacgaaatttgtccatAAAACAAAATCTTGGAATCTCTTAATCCTTAGATCGATTCTGTTTCATATAATGCTCATCAGCTGTATTATATAGTCTTTTCTCTCTCAGCTGATTTTTCTTGACGTATCACGCGCTTTCGAATTTACGTCAAACTCGCGTGGaacaaaaatcatatttcaatTCATTCGTTTGTAAGTTAATCGATGAAACCGGCCCGTCATCAATCAGATTTGTTCGTTCTCGCGTTTTCCTCGATGCGTTCAGGCATTCCGAGTGTTTTGCCAAGTCTTTATATTAACGCGAACGTGACTCATATCTCTATAAGTAGACATCTACGACGTATAATCGCATAGATAAACCTTGCGACAATTTCGCAAATGTGGCTCGAACTTAATTGCAATGTGTATtatgtacgtgtgtatgtgtccGAATGATTCATGAGAGTTTACGTCGAACGACGTATCGTGATGTTTCGTGATGTAATGATGACGCGTTTGATTTATCCACGATCGTAGTGGATCATCCGTTTCATTTCGTTACATATTTGGCTCTCGTGTGTAATAGAGGGTGCATAGTTTACGagataatatctataatatccgTTGCGATTATTGCAGGATGGTGGTAATAGTATCGTGAACACTTGCCCGGGTAATTTGCCCACGTAAGGTATACAAACACCATTCTCGCTTCCAGGTCGATCCCCATTCGGCGATTGATCGTTGATCGCCTTTGCTTACGTACAGGTATAGAAACTGGCGTCCCTTTTAATGCAAGATACGTGAACAAAATGCTATGCATCCGGGTTTAATACCTGGCTGCCGTCGAAGTCTCCAATCGAATAGACCTTCGATGAAAACCAGAACTAACAGGTGCATCTCCAGGCGTCACCCTGCTGAGACGGTGACTGTGCCTTAATAATACTGTCTGCACCTTCTCTCTCGGAAGCTTCGAACAGACTGGCCTGCAACAATGGCAATTGTTCATTCTGCTTAGAAAAGAGCTTATTGTCGTTGAATCATTTTACGATTATTGGAATCTTCTCTATTGTGATGTGTATATTTCAAGAAGAATTTTCTACTCAAAAAtctcttgtataatatatacttaatataatatatttacttattattatacttatacttAATGtttctgataataatattatttaatttatattaaaaaatgtatattatttatattaaattttaatataagtttaaattatattaaaaatttgttttcttttttattttttatgtacaaagcAATATGCAGTAGAGAAGATTCTTTatagttaaaataacaaataaaattgtcaataaATCTTACTCGGCGGCCCCGTTGCTCCCGTATTCTTCTGGCTAGCGTGAGAAAAGCTTCCTCGATATTGATATTTTCCTTGCACGATACCTCGAAGAAGGGCATATCGAAATTTTCGGCAATCTTCTGGCCTCTCTCGGCATCCACGGCGCGATGCGCGGTCGCATCGCACTTGTTCGCTGCCAAAACTTTTACTACGTCCGGTGACGCATTCTATCGAGATAAACGATGGAATTGCTTATGATTCACGTTTCCATATGTACGATATTTCTATTGCATGCAAATAACTTTGAATCATCGGTTGAAGAAACATTCTTTTCATGAAAGATGCAGCAGTCTTTTTGTAAATTGcgactttaaaatataaatttactttaagtATTTTCGTCAgacaaacaatttttctattgtCGCACGGATTCTTAATTTATCAACCActccattttaaaaaattcgcattttattgaaacatttttttagcatttttaataattttctagacATTAAactctctttttaataaacgcaatcatttaaaaattaatacagcgCGCATTTATTCTCGGTCGCGTAATGTTCTATGTTTAGACTTGATTTCGATTTCTTACTTCTTGAATATTTCGCAGCCAGTAAGACAGATGGTTGAAACTCTCCAAACTAGTGACATCATACATCAATAGAATACCCATAGCGCCACGATAATACGCCGTTGTTAAAGTTCGAAATCGTTCTTGGCCGGCAGTATCccttcaaaaaaaaagatacattcaCAGACATATGTACTTTCTGCTACTTTATATCCTcgtttatatacaaaatttcgtTTTACATGCAAGATTATGATTTTTGAAGTTCGTGGAATAAAATGGATTTGTTTgagtgtaaaagaaaatttttgcttctttattgatttatttctaaaCATATATTGGCGCTAATCGtgactaattattttaattatcgagTACTTGCGAAAAGGTATCGATTAGTACTCAccaaatttgtaatttaattggCGTTCCGTCtagattaataatcttttgtttGAAATCGATACCTGCAGacacacatttattatttcttctatcattatattcgtattatataatattttcaaaacatttaaaattgagCAAAATTCTaatgcttaaatataaaaacaaggCACTGTGATACCTCAATTACGTTTGcaacacaaaattattagatgcTATCGCTAATTAGACGGCTATCGTGGCAATTTACACGCAAGAATTTCATGTGTTATTCGCGTGCAagtagtataattaaaactttattaaattatttttaatggatAATCAACTCGAATAATTCAAAGTGAactttattaagtatttttgtgaacaaacaaaaataatctttgcaGTGCTATCATTATATCGTACTTtgataatgtatacatatcgAAAAGATTGTGTGTCGTACAGATATGCTTCattcgaaatttaaaattagaaagatgCATCGCAAAATCGGGACGGATAATCAGCTGATCGATGtcaattcaatatatatattttacagaataaaTACACATATCGATTAACggtagatttaaaattaaataatactattttattatacaatggGAACAGTGTCttctagaaataaaaaacgattaaatgTACAGGTTGAAAGATAATTTACTtttcattattacattattccaaaaatatcaatacctgaaattatatataagacatTTGTACCTAAGAAATAAATTGAGCaacttttttaacatttgtgTATTCTTTCTGTGACAATGTGTAAAAGATATCGGGAATATATGTGACCtcactatataataatagctaACGGTTAATTAACGGCTACCTGTGTCAATGACATACAAAACCTGTACGCGGTTATCGTACTCGTACGGAATAAAAGtgtgatttatatttgttcCAGGAGAAGGCAGTTAAAAACTTAATACCAAGACATGTCACGGGAGTTATTTAACAATGAATCATCAGCCGAGGAAACGAGGCTTGAGTCACGGCCCGCACAATTCGGAGACGGTCATCGTCAGGTAGCCAGGTAAGCGATTATATACTTGCGGATGGGTATCTCACCTATCGTCGAGATGTAAGTGTCGTAGTACCGTTCGTCGCAGTAGCGATGCACGATGCAGGTCTTGCCGACGTTGGAGTCGCCCAGCACCAGGACCTTGTACGTGGCTGCAAAATCCAACGCCATGTTTGCCGCGATGTTCTCGGGTGGTTTTGAACTGTTGTTGGGTCGACAACAGAGTCGTCGGCCGGGGGTTGCTCTTCGCGGACGCGTCGCTCCCGAGGGGATGGAGGATCGATTCGGGGCCTGCGCTTTAGCCCCCTCACGGCGGGTTGTTTAAGGTGCCCTCACAATCGTGTGATTTTTCGTAGCTCACGCTACGCAACTTTAAGAAAGCCACACACCCGCAAATGCGTCAAACGCGCGCACACGTCAATGTTTTCTACACAGACGCATAAAGTTACACGCGTAGAGA contains:
- the LOC140672224 gene encoding ras-related protein Rab-8A-like; protein product: MALDFAATYKVLVLGDSNVGKTCIVHRYCDERYYDTYISTIGIDFKQKIINLDGTPIKLQIWDTAGQERFRTLTTAYYRGAMGILLMYDVTSLESFNHLSYWLRNIQENASPDVVKVLAANKCDATAHRAVDAERGQKIAENFDMPFFEVSCKENINIEEAFLTLARRIREQRGRRASLFEASEREGADSIIKAQSPSQQGDAWRCTC